In a genomic window of Streptomyces sp. NBC_01231:
- the chvE gene encoding sugar ABC transporter substrate-binding protein: MIMRTRRAALAAISASASLALTLSACGQSGEGGSEEKSGSTKGATIGISMPTKSSERWIADGKNVVKDLQAKGYKTKLVYGEDEPDQQVSQIENMITQGVKALIIAAIDNKSLNNVLQQAKDANIPVISYDRLILGSKDVDYYASFDNEKVGELQGSYIVEKLGLKDGSKKGPFNIELFAGSNDDNNTKYFFGGAMKVLQPYIDKKQLVVKSGQTELSKVTTLRWDGATAQRRMDDLLTGTYKSGRVDAVLSPYDGISIGIISALKSDGYGSASKPLPVITGQDAEVASVKSIKSGQQTQTVFKDIRKLAEVATNMVDSVLNKKKVEVNDEKTYDNGSKVVPAYLLQPVSVDKGNWQKELVDSGFYKAGDLN; the protein is encoded by the coding sequence ATGATCATGCGTACCCGTCGAGCCGCACTCGCCGCCATATCCGCCTCCGCCTCACTCGCCCTGACCCTCTCCGCCTGCGGCCAGAGCGGCGAGGGCGGCAGCGAGGAGAAGTCGGGCAGCACCAAGGGTGCGACCATCGGCATCTCCATGCCGACCAAGTCCTCCGAGCGCTGGATCGCCGACGGCAAGAACGTCGTCAAGGACCTTCAGGCCAAGGGCTACAAGACCAAGCTGGTCTACGGCGAGGACGAGCCCGACCAGCAGGTCTCGCAGATCGAGAACATGATCACGCAGGGCGTCAAGGCGCTGATCATCGCGGCGATCGACAACAAGTCGCTCAACAACGTCCTCCAGCAGGCCAAGGACGCCAACATCCCGGTGATCTCCTACGACCGCCTGATCCTCGGCTCGAAGGACGTCGACTACTACGCGTCCTTCGACAACGAGAAGGTCGGCGAGCTCCAGGGCAGCTACATCGTCGAGAAGCTCGGCCTGAAGGACGGCTCCAAGAAGGGCCCGTTCAACATCGAGCTCTTCGCCGGTTCCAACGACGACAACAACACCAAGTACTTCTTCGGCGGCGCCATGAAGGTGCTCCAGCCGTACATCGACAAGAAGCAGCTGGTCGTCAAGTCCGGTCAGACCGAGCTCAGCAAGGTCACCACGCTGCGCTGGGACGGCGCCACCGCCCAGCGGCGCATGGACGACCTCCTGACCGGCACCTACAAGAGCGGCCGGGTCGACGCGGTTCTCTCGCCGTACGACGGCATCTCGATCGGCATCATCTCCGCGCTGAAGTCGGACGGTTACGGCTCCGCGAGCAAGCCGCTGCCCGTCATCACCGGCCAGGACGCCGAGGTCGCCTCGGTGAAGTCGATCAAGTCGGGCCAGCAGACGCAGACCGTCTTCAAGGACATCCGCAAGCTCGCCGAGGTCGCCACGAACATGGTCGACTCGGTGCTGAACAAGAAGAAGGTCGAGGTCAACGACGAGAAGACGTACGACAACGGGTCGAAGGTCGTGCCCGCGTACCTGCTGCAGCCGGTGAGCGTCGACAAGGGCAACTGGCAGAAGGAGCTCGTCGACTCCGGCTTCTACAAGGCCGGCGACCTCAACTGA
- the gguA gene encoding sugar ABC transporter ATP-binding protein, whose product MAGPVLEMRSIVKTFPGVKALSDVTLTVQQGEVHAICGENGAGKSTLMKVLSGVHPHGTYEGEILFEGDVCEFKDIRASEHRGIVIIHQELALVPYLSLAENIFLGNEHATRGLINWNDTLKHASELLRRVGLSDHPETRVADIGVGKQQLVEIAKALSKKVKLLILDEPTAALNDEDSGKLLDLILELKKQGITSIIISHKLNEIRKVADSVTILRDGQTIETLDVKASDTTEDRIISGMVGRDLDHRFPERTAYEGKVGTAPALEIRNWSVHHPIDQQRKVVDDVSINVKRGEIVGIAGLMGAGRTELAMSVFGRSYGRYAGGQVHKDGTEIRTKTVPEAVKHGIAYVTEDRKHYGLNLIDTINRNISLSALGKVAKRGIVDEQAERRVSEGFRKSMNIKAPTVSEPVGKLSGGNQQKVVLSKWIFAGPEVLILDEPTRGIDVGAKYEIYTVIDQLAAQGKAVVFISSELPELLGMCDRIYTMAAGRLTGEFSRAEASQESLMRQMTKDKEVTG is encoded by the coding sequence ATGGCGGGACCCGTCCTGGAAATGCGCTCGATCGTCAAGACCTTTCCCGGCGTCAAGGCACTGTCGGACGTCACGCTGACTGTCCAACAGGGCGAGGTCCATGCCATCTGCGGGGAGAACGGGGCCGGCAAGTCGACCCTGATGAAGGTCCTCTCCGGCGTTCACCCGCACGGCACGTACGAGGGCGAGATCCTTTTCGAAGGAGACGTCTGCGAGTTCAAGGACATCAGAGCCAGCGAGCATCGCGGCATCGTGATCATTCACCAGGAGCTGGCCCTGGTGCCCTACCTCTCCCTCGCGGAGAACATCTTCCTCGGCAACGAGCACGCCACCCGCGGGCTCATCAACTGGAACGACACGCTCAAGCACGCCAGTGAACTGCTGCGCCGGGTCGGTCTCTCCGACCACCCGGAGACCCGCGTCGCCGACATCGGCGTGGGCAAGCAGCAGTTGGTGGAGATCGCGAAGGCGCTGTCGAAGAAGGTGAAGCTGCTCATCCTCGACGAGCCGACCGCGGCTCTGAACGACGAGGACAGCGGCAAACTCCTGGATCTCATCCTGGAGTTGAAGAAGCAGGGCATCACCTCGATCATCATCTCCCACAAGCTGAACGAGATCCGCAAGGTCGCCGACTCGGTGACGATCCTGCGGGACGGGCAGACCATCGAGACCCTCGACGTGAAGGCGTCGGACACCACCGAGGACCGGATCATCTCCGGCATGGTGGGCCGCGACCTCGACCACCGGTTCCCCGAACGCACCGCGTACGAGGGGAAGGTGGGCACGGCCCCGGCTCTCGAGATCCGCAACTGGTCCGTGCACCACCCGATCGACCAGCAGCGCAAGGTGGTCGACGACGTGTCGATCAACGTCAAGCGCGGAGAGATCGTCGGTATCGCGGGACTGATGGGCGCAGGCCGCACCGAACTCGCGATGAGCGTCTTCGGCCGGTCCTACGGCCGGTACGCGGGCGGCCAGGTCCACAAGGACGGCACGGAGATCCGTACCAAGACCGTCCCCGAGGCGGTCAAGCACGGCATCGCGTACGTCACCGAGGACCGCAAGCACTACGGCCTCAACCTCATCGACACCATCAACCGCAACATCTCGCTCAGCGCGCTGGGCAAGGTGGCCAAGCGCGGGATCGTCGACGAGCAGGCGGAGCGGCGGGTCTCCGAGGGCTTCCGCAAGTCCATGAACATCAAGGCGCCGACGGTCTCCGAGCCGGTGGGCAAGCTGTCCGGCGGCAACCAGCAGAAGGTCGTCCTCAGCAAGTGGATCTTCGCGGGTCCCGAGGTGCTGATCCTGGACGAGCCGACGCGAGGGATCGACGTCGGCGCCAAGTACGAGATCTACACGGTCATCGACCAACTGGCGGCCCAGGGCAAGGCGGTCGTCTTCATCTCCTCCGAGCTGCCTGAGCTGCTCGGTATGTGCGACCGCATCTACACGATGGCCGCGGGGCGGCTCACCGGTGAGTTCTCGCGGGCCGAGGCCTCGCAGGAATCGCTGATGCGCCAGATGACAAAGGACAAAGAGGTAACGGGATGA
- the gguB gene encoding sugar ABC transporter permease — protein MSTDVTAKTPAPAPPGKGGGAAAGGGLLQLVLDGLRRNMRQYGMLLALGLIVALFAVWTDGDLLLPRNVSNLVLQNSYVLILAVGMMLVIIAGHIDLSVGSVTAFVGAFAAVLTVQHDVSWPVAVVLSLVVGAVAGSVQGFLIAYLGIPSFIVTLAGMLIFRGMTEILLEGQTLGPFPDGLQKIGNGFLPETGPNTNYHNLTLLLGLALIVFAVFQEVRDRRRQKEFSLDVVPRNLFLLKLVFIVAAILVVTMLLASYKGAPIILLILGVLVVGYGYVMRNAVFGRHIYAIGGNLPAAKLSGVKDKKVTFLVFLNMGALAALAGLAIAARLNAASPKAGLNYELEAIASAFIGGASMSGGVGTVLGAIIGGLVLGVLNNGMNLLSVGSDWQQVIKGMALLAAVGFDVWNKRKVGS, from the coding sequence ATGAGCACGGATGTGACCGCCAAGACGCCGGCCCCGGCGCCGCCCGGCAAGGGCGGAGGTGCGGCCGCCGGCGGAGGCCTGCTGCAGCTCGTGCTGGACGGCCTGCGCCGCAACATGCGCCAGTACGGCATGCTGCTCGCGCTCGGCCTGATCGTCGCCCTGTTCGCCGTGTGGACGGACGGCGACCTGCTGCTGCCGCGCAACGTCTCCAACCTGGTCCTGCAGAACAGCTACGTCCTGATCCTCGCGGTCGGCATGATGCTGGTGATCATCGCGGGCCACATCGACCTGTCGGTCGGTTCGGTGACGGCCTTCGTGGGGGCGTTCGCGGCCGTACTGACCGTGCAGCACGACGTGTCGTGGCCGGTGGCCGTGGTACTGAGCCTGGTGGTGGGCGCGGTCGCGGGTTCCGTGCAAGGGTTCCTGATCGCGTATCTCGGCATACCGTCGTTCATCGTCACCCTCGCCGGCATGCTGATCTTCCGCGGTATGACGGAGATCCTCCTGGAGGGTCAGACCCTCGGCCCGTTCCCGGACGGGCTGCAGAAGATCGGCAACGGCTTCCTGCCCGAGACCGGCCCCAACACCAACTACCACAACCTCACGCTGCTGCTGGGCCTCGCCCTGATCGTCTTCGCGGTCTTCCAGGAGGTCCGCGACCGCAGGCGCCAGAAGGAGTTCTCGCTCGACGTCGTCCCGCGGAACCTCTTCCTGCTCAAGCTGGTCTTCATCGTCGCCGCGATCCTCGTCGTCACGATGCTGCTCGCCAGCTACAAGGGCGCGCCGATCATCCTGCTGATCCTCGGCGTGCTGGTGGTCGGTTACGGCTACGTCATGCGCAACGCCGTCTTCGGCCGCCACATCTACGCCATCGGCGGCAACCTGCCGGCGGCGAAGCTCTCCGGCGTCAAGGACAAGAAGGTCACCTTCCTGGTCTTCCTGAACATGGGCGCGCTCGCGGCCCTGGCGGGTCTGGCGATCGCCGCCCGCCTGAACGCGGCCTCACCGAAGGCCGGCCTGAACTACGAACTCGAGGCGATCGCCTCGGCGTTCATCGGCGGCGCGTCCATGAGCGGCGGTGTCGGCACCGTCCTCGGCGCGATCATCGGCGGTCTCGTCCTCGGTGTGCTGAACAACGGCATGAACCTCCTCAGCGTCGGCAGCGACTGGCAGCAGGTCATCAAGGGCATGGCCCTGTTGGCGGCGGTCGGCTTCGACGTCTGGAACAAGCGCAAGGTCGGTTCGTAG
- a CDS encoding galactose mutarotase encodes MELSRRTVIAGAAAAGVTAATVGGTAHATGGRTPVKELFGKLADGTKVYRWSLENGGTRLKVLSWGGVVQSLEIPDRHGEYANVSLGFDNIEDYVAKTPYFGALIGRYGNRIAKGQFTLDGKSYQLSVNDGDNSLHGGTQGFDKHVWDVEPFTKGSDVGLHLHYTSVDGEMGYPGTLKVKVTYTLTRHGDWRIDYEATTTKATVVNLTSHVYWNLAGEGSGSIEDHELKIAAARYTPTDSGLIPTGELAKVSGTPFDFRRAKAIGDDIRAGHPQQILAQGYDHNWALDKGITAKPEHVATLRDPSSGRTLKIATVEPGLQFYSGNFLDGTLVGTSGSTYRQGDALCLETQHFPDAPNHPSFASTVLRPGQTYRTTTIHSFDA; translated from the coding sequence GTGGAACTGAGCAGACGTACCGTCATCGCCGGGGCGGCCGCCGCCGGTGTCACCGCCGCCACCGTCGGTGGCACCGCGCACGCAACGGGAGGCAGGACACCGGTGAAGGAGCTCTTCGGCAAGCTCGCCGACGGCACGAAGGTCTACCGCTGGTCGCTGGAGAACGGCGGCACCCGCCTGAAGGTCCTGTCCTGGGGCGGCGTCGTCCAGTCCCTGGAGATCCCGGACCGGCACGGCGAGTACGCCAATGTCTCCCTCGGTTTCGACAACATCGAGGACTACGTCGCCAAGACCCCGTACTTCGGCGCCCTGATCGGCCGTTACGGCAACCGGATCGCCAAGGGCCAGTTCACCCTGGACGGCAAGAGCTACCAGCTCTCCGTCAACGACGGCGACAACAGCCTGCACGGTGGCACCCAGGGCTTCGACAAGCACGTCTGGGACGTCGAGCCGTTCACCAAGGGCTCCGACGTCGGCCTGCACCTGCACTACACCAGCGTCGACGGGGAGATGGGCTACCCGGGCACGCTCAAGGTGAAGGTCACCTACACCCTCACCCGGCACGGCGACTGGCGCATCGACTACGAGGCCACCACCACCAAGGCCACCGTCGTCAACCTCACCAGCCACGTCTACTGGAACCTGGCCGGCGAGGGCAGCGGCTCCATCGAGGACCACGAGCTGAAGATCGCCGCCGCCCGCTACACCCCCACCGACTCGGGCCTCATCCCGACCGGTGAACTGGCGAAGGTCTCCGGCACCCCCTTCGACTTCCGCCGTGCCAAGGCGATCGGCGACGACATCCGCGCCGGTCACCCGCAGCAGATTCTCGCCCAGGGCTACGACCACAACTGGGCCCTCGACAAGGGCATCACGGCCAAGCCCGAGCATGTCGCGACCCTCCGGGACCCGTCCTCCGGACGCACCCTGAAGATCGCCACCGTCGAGCCGGGGCTCCAGTTCTACTCCGGCAACTTCCTCGACGGCACCCTGGTCGGCACCAGCGGCAGCACCTACCGCCAGGGCGACGCGCTCTGCCTGGAGACGCAGCACTTCCCGGACGCGCCGAACCACCCGTCGTTCGCGTCGACCGTGCTGCGACCTGGGCAGACGTACCGGACGACGACGATCCACTCGTTCGACGCGTAG
- a CDS encoding aminotransferase class I/II-fold pyridoxal phosphate-dependent enzyme has translation MADNVTSLFRSTAAHSPSMAALTREGGEGAGPVDFCIPCNPYFPTPAMFDEMAARLREIITYYPSSADTITAELCSLLQLPPQCVAMGNGSTELITWIDHLLVRESLAIPVPTFGRWTDQPMETGKRVDMFPLQESSGFALDLAQYAEFIRARGTRVAVICNPNNPDGGFLHKHAVVQFMDAMADLDLVVIDESFLEFADAEVEPSVVHEAMLRPNVVVLRSLGKNFGLHGIRFGYLVANPALAGRIRSMLPKWNLNSFAEHVVFILKEHGAEYAQSLQQVRRDRLDMAGQLASLPGLTVYPSQGNFLFVRLPVGAEGTVVRDRMLTEHRILVRECGNKIGSSSRFLRLVVRPQVDVRRLVSGLEQVLYGTRRGAAVPELATGTSYSSGTAAVDRLVGATNGAGMQGLAAQAMSAGGQGLSGAPSIGGGMPMPVAAQAGQPGRPAQPGGAGMPMPAVAQAAPQSLGIPAQAPAQAPIPSQMPHQMPSQMPSQMPTPAPAPAPIPSQMPTPVPAPAPMPNQVPRPVPAAASAPPMASPMSGPMTAPMSGGPTPPGVPARGGLTAAQVRGMTGPAPVPDLTTAPATGWPNAQSWPNAAGMGQAG, from the coding sequence TTGGCTGACAACGTCACCTCGCTGTTCCGCAGCACCGCGGCGCACAGCCCGTCGATGGCGGCCTTGACGCGGGAGGGCGGCGAAGGGGCCGGCCCGGTCGACTTCTGCATTCCGTGCAACCCCTACTTCCCCACCCCCGCCATGTTCGACGAGATGGCGGCGCGGCTGCGGGAGATCATCACGTACTACCCGAGCAGCGCCGACACCATCACGGCCGAGCTGTGCAGCCTGCTCCAACTGCCGCCGCAGTGCGTGGCGATGGGCAATGGTTCGACCGAGCTGATCACCTGGATCGACCACCTCCTGGTGCGCGAGTCGCTCGCCATCCCCGTGCCCACCTTCGGCCGCTGGACCGACCAGCCGATGGAGACCGGCAAGCGGGTCGACATGTTCCCGCTCCAGGAGTCCAGCGGTTTCGCCCTGGACCTCGCGCAGTACGCCGAGTTCATCCGCGCCCGCGGCACCCGGGTCGCCGTGATCTGCAACCCGAACAACCCCGACGGCGGCTTTCTGCACAAGCACGCGGTCGTGCAGTTCATGGACGCGATGGCCGACCTGGACCTGGTCGTCATCGACGAGTCGTTCCTGGAGTTCGCGGACGCGGAGGTCGAACCGAGCGTCGTCCACGAGGCCATGCTCCGGCCCAACGTGGTGGTGCTGCGCAGCCTCGGCAAGAACTTCGGCCTGCACGGCATCCGGTTCGGCTATCTGGTCGCCAACCCGGCGCTCGCGGGCCGGATCCGCTCGATGCTGCCCAAGTGGAACCTCAACTCCTTTGCCGAGCATGTGGTGTTCATCCTGAAGGAGCACGGCGCCGAGTACGCGCAGAGCCTCCAGCAGGTCCGCCGCGACCGGCTGGACATGGCCGGCCAGCTCGCGTCGCTGCCCGGGCTGACGGTCTATCCGTCACAGGGCAACTTCCTCTTCGTGCGCCTGCCGGTGGGCGCCGAGGGCACCGTGGTCCGGGACCGGATGCTCACCGAGCACCGGATCCTCGTCCGCGAGTGCGGCAACAAGATCGGCTCCTCAAGCCGCTTCCTACGACTCGTGGTGCGCCCCCAGGTGGACGTGCGTCGCCTGGTGTCCGGCCTGGAACAGGTGCTCTACGGGACGAGGAGGGGAGCCGCCGTGCCCGAGCTGGCTACCGGGACCAGCTACAGCTCGGGTACGGCGGCAGTGGACCGGTTGGTCGGTGCCACCAACGGGGCCGGCATGCAGGGCCTTGCCGCTCAGGCCATGTCCGCCGGCGGGCAGGGGCTCTCAGGCGCCCCGTCCATCGGCGGCGGCATGCCGATGCCCGTGGCGGCACAGGCCGGCCAGCCGGGCCGACCGGCTCAGCCCGGCGGTGCCGGGATGCCGATGCCGGCGGTGGCCCAGGCAGCCCCACAGTCGCTCGGCATCCCGGCTCAGGCGCCCGCCCAGGCGCCGATACCGAGCCAGATGCCCCACCAGATGCCCAGTCAGATGCCCAGTCAGATGCCCACGCCGGCTCCGGCTCCGGCTCCGATACCCAGCCAGATGCCGACACCGGTGCCGGCTCCGGCCCCGATGCCCAATCAGGTGCCGCGTCCGGTACCGGCCGCGGCCTCAGCCCCTCCGATGGCCAGCCCGATGTCGGGCCCGATGACCGCCCCCATGTCCGGCGGCCCGACCCCGCCCGGCGTCCCCGCCCGCGGTGGTCTCACCGCCGCCCAGGTCCGCGGCATGACCGGCCCGGCCCCCGTACCGGACCTGACGACGGCCCCGGCCACCGGCTGGCCCAACGCCCAGAGCTGGCCGAACGCGGCGGGGATGGGACAGGCGGGGTGA
- a CDS encoding arabinan endo-1,5-alpha-L-arabinosidase, whose protein sequence is MIRTSRTSRTTRPSRRAALLAVPAAVLLALIPSSASAYPNPGRVTGDVVVHDPTMIRNSSGRYLLYGTGGGLGYKTSTDRINFTNGGDAFGSKPGWWSSYASEAWAPDISYQGGKYLMYYAVSTFGSNKSAIGLATSSTGLPGSWSDQGTVYTSTTSSDYNAIDPNLFVNDDGKWWLSFGSWWTGIKMIQINPATGKQLSSNTTRYSLASRPTGTKAVEAPYIVKRNGSYYLFASYDTCCAGTSSTYKVKVGRASSVTGPYRDKNGVAMTNNGGTPVLESHGSVIGPGGQSIMNDADGDLIVYHYYDGNANGTPKLGINLLNWSSGWPVAY, encoded by the coding sequence GTGATCCGCACCTCCCGCACCTCCCGAACCACCCGCCCCTCCCGCAGAGCCGCTCTCCTCGCCGTCCCCGCCGCCGTCCTGCTCGCCCTGATCCCCAGCTCGGCGTCCGCGTACCCCAACCCCGGGCGAGTGACCGGCGATGTCGTCGTCCACGATCCGACGATGATCCGCAACTCCTCGGGCCGGTACCTGCTGTACGGCACCGGAGGCGGCCTCGGCTACAAGACCTCCACCGACCGGATCAACTTCACGAACGGCGGCGACGCCTTCGGCAGCAAGCCGGGCTGGTGGTCGTCGTACGCCTCCGAGGCCTGGGCGCCCGACATCTCGTACCAGGGCGGCAAGTACCTGATGTACTACGCCGTCTCGACCTTCGGCTCGAACAAGTCGGCCATCGGACTGGCGACTTCGAGCACCGGGCTGCCGGGTTCCTGGAGCGACCAGGGCACCGTCTACACCTCCACCACATCGAGCGACTACAACGCCATCGACCCGAACCTCTTCGTGAACGACGACGGCAAGTGGTGGCTGTCCTTCGGCAGTTGGTGGACGGGGATCAAGATGATCCAGATCAACCCCGCCACCGGAAAGCAGCTCTCCTCCAACACCACCCGGTACTCGCTCGCCTCCCGCCCGACCGGAACCAAGGCGGTGGAGGCGCCGTACATCGTCAAGCGGAACGGCTCCTACTACCTCTTCGCCTCGTACGACACCTGCTGCGCCGGAACCAGCTCGACGTACAAGGTCAAGGTCGGCCGGGCGAGCAGCGTCACCGGCCCGTACCGCGACAAGAACGGCGTCGCGATGACGAACAACGGCGGCACCCCGGTCCTGGAGTCGCACGGCAGCGTCATCGGCCCGGGCGGGCAGTCGATCATGAACGACGCCGACGGGGACCTGATCGTCTACCACTACTACGACGGCAACGCCAACGGCACACCCAAGCTCGGGATCAACCTCCTGAACTGGAGCAGCGGGTGGCCCGTCGCCTACTGA
- a CDS encoding intradiol ring-cleavage dioxygenase → MTDTSTNDTTEPQASHPIARRTVLIATGATAATLAVAAVPEAPATPTPPAGDAAPAAAAAVCTLTKEMTEGPYYLDGQLVRSDISEGKAGFPLKLTLTVVDDDTCVPLNKALVEIWHCDALGEYSGFVGDNGHNEPDNGTFLRGGVLTNSSGVASITSVYPGWYQGRCVHIHVKVHTNVTLTSDGSFTGGQELHTGQLFFNETITARVGALSPYSTNTVRRTTLAQDSIYDEGGAASGLLTLTALGSSPSAGYAGTLTLGVEQS, encoded by the coding sequence ATGACAGACACCTCCACGAACGACACGACGGAACCACAGGCATCCCACCCGATCGCTCGCCGCACCGTCCTGATCGCCACGGGCGCCACCGCGGCCACCCTCGCCGTGGCCGCAGTCCCCGAAGCCCCCGCGACCCCCACGCCCCCCGCCGGGGATGCCGCACCCGCGGCCGCCGCGGCCGTCTGCACCCTCACCAAGGAGATGACCGAAGGCCCCTACTACCTCGACGGACAGCTCGTCCGCTCCGACATCAGCGAAGGCAAGGCGGGCTTCCCGCTCAAACTGACCCTCACCGTCGTCGACGACGACACCTGCGTGCCGCTGAACAAGGCACTCGTGGAGATCTGGCACTGCGACGCGCTCGGCGAGTACTCCGGCTTCGTCGGCGACAACGGCCACAACGAGCCCGACAACGGCACGTTCCTGCGCGGCGGCGTGCTCACGAACTCCAGCGGCGTCGCGAGCATCACCAGTGTCTACCCGGGCTGGTACCAGGGCCGCTGCGTGCACATCCACGTCAAGGTGCACACGAACGTCACGCTCACCTCGGACGGCTCGTTCACCGGCGGCCAGGAACTGCACACCGGGCAGCTCTTCTTCAACGAGACGATCACGGCCAGAGTCGGCGCGCTGTCGCCGTACTCGACCAACACGGTCCGCCGCACCACCCTCGCCCAGGACTCCATCTACGACGAGGGAGGCGCCGCGTCCGGCCTCCTCACCCTGACCGCCCTGGGCAGCTCACCGTCCGCCGGCTACGCCGGCACGCTCACGCTGGGCGTCGAACAGAGCTGA
- a CDS encoding ATP-binding protein, with protein MAALPTSQGPVTVRTFAQRLSPTPRGARLARYLALNQLHAWGIPHGSDSSDAVAVIVAELAANAVTHGRVPGRDFELRLALVAGSVRIEVTDTRPQPRPPAPADVRRRPPCPLAGAGRGLLLVDALADRWEVVDREPPPGKTVRAEVDLPGWLSLVKSTGNRPG; from the coding sequence ATGGCAGCACTTCCCACCTCCCAAGGTCCGGTCACCGTACGTACGTTCGCCCAGCGCCTCAGTCCCACCCCGCGCGGCGCCCGCCTCGCCCGGTACCTCGCCCTGAACCAACTGCACGCCTGGGGCATCCCGCACGGCAGTGACTCCTCCGACGCCGTCGCGGTAATCGTCGCCGAGCTGGCCGCGAACGCGGTGACGCACGGGCGTGTACCCGGCCGGGACTTCGAGTTGCGGCTGGCGCTGGTCGCCGGGAGTGTGCGCATCGAGGTGACCGACACCCGCCCGCAGCCGCGTCCCCCGGCCCCGGCGGACGTACGACGGCGACCGCCCTGTCCGCTCGCCGGAGCGGGGCGCGGCCTGCTTCTCGTGGACGCGCTCGCCGACCGCTGGGAGGTGGTCGACCGGGAGCCGCCGCCGGGCAAGACGGTACGGGCCGAGGTCGACCTGCCGGGGTGGCTGTCCCTGGTGAAGAGCACGGGGAACCGCCCCGGGTGA
- a CDS encoding helix-turn-helix domain-containing protein → MVDGAVGAVGSEPESSDSLRTFGAVVQALREHAGLNRGEFADLVRFSKHTVASVELGRRMPDPAFVDRAEEALGNTGALRKAAGHLARQPGLAAWFRQWARLEAAAIALCTYECRMIPGLLQTEAYARQLFDDELPPLKDDQIEAQWVARADRQQLLPDRPNTAFSFIIEEHLFLRRTGGTAVTQELIDHVLEISELRNIEIQIMPLVRKSHAGLHGPMQLLETPDAKWFAYTEAPESGQLLSDPKIVSVLQKRYARMRSQALTFEDSVSLLQRIRGAL, encoded by the coding sequence GTGGTCGATGGAGCGGTGGGTGCGGTCGGGAGCGAGCCGGAGTCGTCCGACAGTCTGCGGACGTTCGGGGCGGTCGTCCAGGCGTTGCGCGAGCATGCGGGACTGAACCGGGGGGAGTTCGCGGATCTGGTCCGTTTCTCCAAACACACGGTGGCGTCGGTGGAGTTGGGGCGCCGCATGCCTGACCCGGCGTTCGTGGACCGGGCGGAGGAGGCTCTGGGGAACACGGGGGCGTTACGGAAGGCGGCGGGGCATCTGGCTCGGCAGCCGGGGTTGGCGGCTTGGTTTCGGCAGTGGGCAAGGTTGGAGGCGGCAGCGATCGCGCTGTGCACGTACGAGTGCCGGATGATTCCGGGGTTGCTTCAGACGGAGGCGTACGCGCGGCAGTTGTTCGACGACGAGTTGCCGCCGCTGAAGGACGACCAGATCGAGGCGCAGTGGGTTGCGCGGGCCGATCGTCAGCAGCTACTGCCGGACCGCCCGAACACCGCCTTCAGCTTCATCATCGAGGAGCACCTGTTCCTCCGTCGGACGGGCGGAACGGCTGTGACGCAGGAGCTCATCGATCACGTACTGGAGATCTCCGAGCTGCGGAACATCGAGATCCAGATCATGCCGCTGGTGCGGAAGTCACATGCCGGGCTGCACGGCCCCATGCAGTTGCTGGAAACCCCGGACGCCAAGTGGTTCGCCTATACCGAAGCCCCGGAGAGCGGCCAGCTCCTTTCCGACCCAAAGATCGTCAGCGTGCTCCAGAAGCGGTATGCCAGGATGCGTTCGCAGGCTCTTACCTTCGAAGACTCCGTGAGCCTGTTACAGCGGATTCGAGGAGCACTATGA
- a CDS encoding DUF397 domain-containing protein, with amino-acid sequence MSTSELAWFKSSYSSSGSGDCIEVAVAWQKSSYSSGGDGDCVEVARTPATIHVRDSKDTQGPRLALSPAAWTEFVSLVR; translated from the coding sequence ATGAGCACCAGCGAACTGGCCTGGTTCAAGTCGAGCTACAGCAGCAGCGGTTCGGGCGACTGCATCGAGGTAGCCGTCGCCTGGCAGAAATCGAGCTACAGCAGCGGCGGCGACGGCGACTGCGTCGAGGTCGCCCGAACCCCCGCCACCATCCACGTCCGCGACTCCAAGGACACCCAGGGCCCGCGACTCGCCCTCTCCCCCGCGGCCTGGACGGAGTTCGTGTCGCTGGTGCGGTGA